In a single window of the Drosophila albomicans strain 15112-1751.03 chromosome 3, ASM965048v2, whole genome shotgun sequence genome:
- the LOC117568793 gene encoding 1-acyl-sn-glycerol-3-phosphate acyltransferase gamma-like: MVELQKIKQMTICHLIIAITFFTCGLLCNIAQFLLLILVKPWNPTLFRKLAFYPCYAFYAQLLGVVEWYGGGRLTVFMDEDTAKHIGKEHGVMIMNHTYEIDWLMAWMVLDKFHMLGSSKAFAKKALSYAPILGWAWSMAEFVFLNRDFDKDKEIIAKQLKIVFAYPDPIWLLLNAEGTRFTPAKHEASVKFAQERGMTVLKHHLIPRTKGFTTSLPTMRGICPAIYDVNLVFKRDAKVRPTITNVLSGEHLEPTMFIRRFPLEQVPKDEKAAADWVQNLYVEKDRLVDSFHETGSFFKTSGFKEVPSKVLQPRLSTLICFVSVALIANLWILKFLFSSLLSANWLGLLTALFVLGLFYVLLKKVSNMSKISKASAYGAGQAKPKTN; the protein is encoded by the exons ATGGTTGAGCTGCAGAAGATAAAGCAGATGACAATCTGTCATCTGATCATTGCCATCACATTCTTCACATGCGGTCTGCTCTGCAACATTGCACAATTCCTGCTGCTCATCTTGGTGAAACCCTGGAATCCCACACTCTTCCGCAAGCTCGCCTTCTATCCCTGCTATGCGTTCTATGCAC AGCTCCTTGGCGTCGTGGAATGGTATGGCGGAGGTAGACTGACTGTCTTCATGGATGAGGACACCGCAAAGCATATTGGCAAGGAGCATGGAGTGATGATCATGAATCACACCTATGAGATCGACTGGCTGATGGCCTGGATGGTGCTCGACAAATTCCACATGCTTGGCAGCTCGAAGGCATTCGCCAAGAAGGCTCTGAGCTATGCCCCCATCTTGGGCTGGGCTTGGAGCATGGCTGAGTTTGTGTTCCTCAATCGTGACTTTGACAAGGACAAGGAGATCATTGCCAAGCAGCTGAAGATTGTCTTCGCCTATCCCGATCCCATTTGGCTGCTCCTCAATGCCGAAGGAACACGCTTCACTCCCGCCAAGCATGAGGCATCGGTGAAGTTTGCCCAGGAACGTGGCATGACGGTGTTGAAGCATCATTTGATTCCCCGCACCAAGGGATTCACCACCAGCTTGCCCACGATGCGTGGCATATGTCCGGCCATCTATGATGTGAATTTGGTCTTTAAACGCGATGCCAAGGTGCGTCCCACCATCACAAATGTCCTCAGTGGCGAACATTTGGAGCCGACGATGTTCATCCGACGTTTCCCGCTGGAGCAAGTGCCCAAGGATGAGAAGGCGGCGGCTGATTGGGTGCAGAATTTGTATGTGGAGAAGGATCGTCTGGTGGACAGTTTCCATGAGACGGGCAGTTTCTTCAAGACATCCGGATTCAAGGAGGTGCCTTCGAAAGTGCTTCAACCTCGTCTCAGCACGCTCATCTGCTTTGTCTCGGTTGCTTTGATAGCCAATCTCTGGATTCTTAAATTCTTGTTCTCATCGCTGCTCTCTGCCAATTGGCTTGGCCTCTTGACTGCTCTCTTTGTGCTCGGACTAT TTTACGTGCTGCTAAAGAAGGTTTCCAACATGTCAAAGATCAGCAAGGCCTCCGCTTATGGTGCCGGCCAGgcgaaaccaaaaacaaattag
- the LOC117568792 gene encoding 1-acyl-sn-glycerol-3-phosphate acyltransferase gamma-like, translated as MITLEELKKLRLIHLCIAITFFTSGLTVNFAQLLLHIFLKPFNKQLFRKLMYYLCYSFYCQLVFVADWYAGCTMRVYMDEEDEKKFAGKENVLLIMNHQYEIDWLAGWMISDKMGVLGNCKAYAKKAIRYVPCMGWAWWLAEFVFLNRDYDKDKEIIAKQLKIVFSYPDPTWLLLNAEGTRFTPSKHEASVKFAQERGMTVLKHHLIPRTKGFTTSLPTLRGICPVVYDINMVFKREDKTPPTMLSLLNGKPVDPYLLMRRIPLEQIPEDEKEAAAWLQKLFVEKDRIIDSFHETGSFFKTSGIKEVPFKIYDRRLSSLLNFVGWSTYSLSCIFYYLISSLLAANWIGLITALSVLGTFYWLMGLAINKTQISKGSSYGSNSKKVSTN; from the exons ATGATTACGCTCGAGGAGCTGAAGAAACTGAGACTGATCCATCTATGCATTGCCATAACGTTCTTCACGAGCGGCTTGACCGTCAATTTCGcccagctgctgctccacaTCTTCTTGAAGCCCTTCAATAAGCAATTGTTTCGCAAATTGATGTACTACTTGTGCTATTCCTTCTACTGCC aGCTTGTTTTTGTGGCCGATTGGTATGCGGGCTGCACGATGCGCGTCTATATGGATGAGGAGGATGAGAAGAAATTCGCGGGCAAAGAGAATGTGCTGCTCATTATGAATCATCAATATGAAATCGATTGGCTTGCCGGCTGGATGATATCCGATAAAATGGGGGTGCTGGGCAACTGCAAAGCATACGCCAAGAAGGCCATCAGATATGTGCCCTGCATGGGTTGGGCCTGGTGGTTGGCCGAGTTCGTCTTCCTCAATCGTGACTATGACAAGGACAAGGAGATCATTGCCAAACAGCTGAAGATTGTCTTCTCCTATCCGGATCCCACTTGGCTGCTGCTCAATGCCGAAGGGACACGCTTTACTCCCTCAAAGCATGAGGCGTCTGTCAAGTTTGCCCAGGAACGTGGTATGACTGTGTTGAAGCATCATTTGATTCCACGCACCAAGGGATTCACCACCAGCTTGCCCACATTGCGTGGCATTTGCCCTGTGGTCTATGACATCAATATGGTCTTTAAGCGCGAAGACAAG ACGCCACCAACGATGCTTTCGCTGCTCAATGGCAAACCTGTGGATCCTTATCTGCTGATGCGTCGCATTCCATTGGAACAGATTCCAGAGGACGAGAAGGAAGCGGCCGCTTGGCTGCAAAAGTTGTTCGTTGAGAAGGATCGCATTATCGACAGCTTCCATGAGACGGGCAGTTTCTTCAAGACATCTGGCATCAAGGAAGTGCCATTTAAGATCTACGATCGCCGTCTCAGCAGCCTGTTGAACTTTGTTGGCTGGTCAACGTATTCATTGTCGTGCATATTCTATTACCTGATCAGCTCATTGCTGGCTGCCAATTGGATTGGCTTGATCACAGCATTGTCTGTGCTTGGAACTT tTTACTGGTTGATGGGACTGGCAATCAACAAGACACAGATCAGCAAAGGCTCCAGCTATGGCTCCAATAGCAAAAAAGTGAGCACAAATTAa
- the LOC117567910 gene encoding roquin-1, producing MPIQAPSWTDFLNCPICCNEFAASQRVPISLGCGHTICKLCLTTLYNRQCPFDQTLIVTEIDNLPINYALLQLVGSGNGGGGVAGGKAVASKDSELADLAPSVQKLQPEQLKCYKLGKKCIEDLALHLKSFLNLNSSNLLTRPMQRKLVTLVNCQLMEEEGRVRALRAARSLGERTVTELILQHQNPQQLSSNLWAAVRTRGCQFLGPAMQEEVLKLVLLALEEGSALSRKVLVMFVVQRLEPHFPQASKTSIGHVVQLLYRASCFKVSKREADSSLMQLKEEFRTYDALRREHDAQIVQIATEAGLRIAPEQWSSLLYGDIAHKSHMQSIIDKLQTPSSFAQSVQELVIALQRTSDPAKLSQLHNHLQYLASIDPCVETAPWEDVSKALDAVRHAVMGLVHFLQHHGVRKPQDSSLASGSTNSNNTKYKISLCRDLNVRRVCPRGASCTFAHSQEEVERYRARNRGKHIKSPMPMAMPNMPVNNNGKKSLPMGNEVQQQQQQQQQPPPPHAGPMMPISPIRYMQASAPPPPHRGYLEPLPPAVAHNLSPSGVHGQLMHPHHSPIARQQQQQQQQQQHTALNGLLVAPPGRYEPRFNFGPAPTQPRNAARDYSGNVAGAAGVQRNPPNYNSNNNNSNSSQLQHNHAKSFCSMLPTDVYHSSFFGNTNTINNNNNNNDAQANSKEQPPTKLGQHLAAGGNPGNPWEHTYMQQQLATLTSPTSSSSSSSKNPNRPGMSTILPATADTSFYEKKPPSNVNIDLELVKPMGDSGATNPDAIPLPLFRSNHNTSNNSGNSNNTNTSNNSSNNNNSNNNNNSSLIFWSTHNKDSANFVRSDSILDDDASPYEVPSGSSMHSRYGPICPKRSTSNWNNWMMENDVKIGDNAVAFNDRLKTEHNDNVNPNANKNTAGVFIWNDLNANATSPSSNYWSNNTSDADAAGVAASASQGERLKHHLILDRKPQLLSEDSFEGGIDSGMMSELEKNLVDIVEVWSNPDDSGIKLD from the exons ATGCCGATACAGGCGCCCTCATGGACAGACTTTCTGAACTGTCCCATCTGCTGCAATGAGTTTGCAGCCAGTCAGCGTGTACCGATCAGCCTGGGATGTGGTCACACGATATGCAAGCTATGCCTGACCACGCTCTACAATCGCCAATGTCCCTTCGATCAG ACATTGATTGTAACGGAGATCGACAACTTGCCCATTAACTATGCACTGCTGCAGCTGGTGGGAAGTGGAAATGGAGGTGGCGGCGTGGCAGGAGGCAAGGCAGTGGCCAGCAAGGACTCAGAGCTGGCCGATCTGGCACCAAGTGTACAGAAACTGCAGCCCGAACAACTCAAATGCTATAAGCTGGGCAAGAAATGCATCGAGGATCTGGCGCTGCACCTCAAATCATTTCTCAATCTAAACAGCAGCAATCTGCTGACAAGACCCATGCAGCGCAAACTCGTCACCCTGGTCAACTGTCAGCTGATGGAGGAAGAGGGTCGTGTGCGTGCTTTACGCGCTGCTCGCTCGCTAGGCGAACGGACGGTGACCGAACTGATACTGCAGCATCAGAATCCCCAGCAGCTTAGCTCCAATCTGTGGGCAGCAGTGCGGACACGCGGCTGCCAATTCCTGGGCCCAGCGATGCAGGAGGAAGTGTTGAAACTGGTCTTGCTGGCACTGGAAGAGGGTTCGGCGTTGTCGCGCAAGGTGCTGGTTATGTTTGTGGTGCAACGGCTGGAGCCACACTTTCCACAAGCCTCCAAGACTAGCATTGGCCATGTGGTGCAGTTGCTGTATCGTGCCAGCTGCTTTAAAGTGTCCAAACGCGAGGCGGACTCCTCGCTGATGCAGCTGAAGGAAGAGTTTCGCACCTACGATGCGTTGAGGCGAGAGCATGATGcacaaattgtgcaaattGCTACCGAAGCGGGATTGCGCATAGCCCCCGAGCAATGGTCGTCGCTGTTGTACGGCGACATTGCGCATAAGTCGCACATGCAGAGCATCATCGACAAGCTGCAGACACCATCATCGTTTGCACAGTCGGTGCAGGAGCTGGTTATAGCTCTGCAACGCACCAGCGATCCGGCCAAATTGTCGCAGCTGCACAATCATCTGCAGTACTTGGCCAGCATTGACCCGTGCGTGGAGACAGCACCCTGGGAGGATGTGTCCAAGGCGCTGGACGCTGTGCGACATGCAGTTATGGGACTGGTCCACTTCCTGCAGCATCACGGCGTACGCAAGCCGCAGGACAGCAGTTTGGCTAGCGGCTcaacgaacagcaacaacaccaagtaCAAGATCAGTCTGTGTCGCGATCTCAACGTGCGTCGTGTGTGTCCACGAGGCGCCAGCTGCACATTCGCCCACTCCCAGGAGGAAGTCGAACGCTATCGTGCACGCAATCGCGGCAAACACATCAAATCGCCCATGCCGATGGCCATGCCGAATATGCCGgtcaacaacaatggcaagaAGTCGTTGCCCATGGGCAAcgaagtgcagcagcagcaacaacaacagcagcagccacctCCGCCACATGCGGGTCCCATGATGCCCATATCGCCCATACGCTATATGCAAGCATCcgcaccaccgccaccgcatAGGGGCTACTTGGAGCCTTTGCCCCCAGCAGTTGCACACAATCTGTCGCCAAGCGGTGTGCATGGCCAGCTCATGCATCCACATCACAGTCCCATTgctcgacaacagcaacaacaacagcagcagcagcagcacacggCTTTGAATGGTCTCTTGGTTGCGCCACCTGGACGCTATGAGCCACGCTTCAACTTTGGCCCGGCGCCAACGCAGCCACGAAATGCAGCACGCGACTACTCTGGCAATGTGGCAGGTGCTGCTGGCGTGCAACGTAACCCACCGaattacaacagcaacaacaacaacagcaatagcagtcAACTACAACACAATCATGCCAAAAGCTTTTGCAGCATGCTTCCAACGGATGTCTATCATTCGTCCTTCTTtggcaacaccaacaccatcaacaacaacaacaacaataacgatgCGCAAGCGAATAGCAAAGAACAGCCACCCACAAAGCTGGGGCAACATTTAGCCGCTGGCGGTAATCCTGGAAATCCCTGGGAGCATACGTatatgcaacagcagctagcGACGCTAACGTcgccgacgtcgtcgtcgtcgtcgtccagCAAGAACCCCAATCGACCGGGCATGTCGACCATTTTACCCGCAACAGCTGATACCTCATTTTACGAAAAGAAACCGCCGAGTAATGTTAACATAGACCTGGAGCTGGTGAAGCCCATGGGCGATAGTGGAGCAACCAATCCAGATGCGATACCGCTGCCGCTGTTCAGGTCCAACCACAACACTAGcaacaacagtggcaacagcaacaacaccaacaccagcaacaatagtagtaacaacaacaacagcaacaataataataatagctcTCTCATATTCTGGAGTACACACAATAAGGATTCGGCCAACTTTGTGCGCTCCGATTCGATACTGGATGACGATGCGTCACCCTATGAAGTTCCCTCTGGCTCATCGATGCACAGTCGCTACGGTCCCATTTGTCCCAAACGCTCGACGAGCAATTGGAACAATTGGATGATGGAAAACGATGTGAAAATCGGCGATAATGCCGTCGCCTTCAATGACAGGCTGAAAACCGAGCACAATGACAATGTCAATCCAAATGCCAATAAG AATACAGCTGGCGTGTTCATCTGGAATGATTTGAACGCGAATGCGACGAGTCCATCGAGCAATTACTGGAGCAACAACACAAGTGATGCAGATGCAGCCGGAGTTGCAGCAAGTGCAAGCCAAGGCGAAAGACTGAAACATCACCTGATCCTGGATAGAAAGCCACAGCTGCTGTCCGAGGACAGTTTCGAGGGTGGCATCGATAGCGGCATGATGAGCGAGTTGGAAAAGAATCTGGTTGACATTGTTGAGGTCTGGTCGAATCCAGATGACAGCGGCATTAAGTTGGATTAA